One region of Dysidea avara chromosome 1, odDysAvar1.4, whole genome shotgun sequence genomic DNA includes:
- the LOC136250897 gene encoding tripartite motif-containing protein 3-like isoform X2, producing the protein MVDHCRNTSSVSFSSLLPVVLRDYSKMTENDCDQLFTQYRGKEFGNLHDVTIGPNGEIAISDGGNNCVIVLDSNLHLLSVIGRGSDGNRLVLPVGVAFSKNGNIAVCDQNSHQIKKYYLHGKLLSVISSGYGSDLGELKYPRGLVFCDNGMLYVVDQGNHRIQVFQQDDIPAFTFRSEGSDAGQFQKPVRIAIDTNRVIVSDYDGNHISLFSHTGSFITRIACDSPWAIAVSPDGFMIVSCGGEDNKIRVFDTTHRFISLVRKDHNHMNLIKFVAWL; encoded by the exons ATGGTTGACCATTGTAGGAACACTTCTTCTGTGTCATTCTCATCACT ATTACCAGTGGTACTAAGAGATTACAGCAAAATGACAGAAAATGACTGTGATCAATTGTTCACGCAATATAGGGGAAAAGAGTTTGGTAATCTTCATGATGTTACCATAGGACCAAATGGAGAAATAGCAATATCTGATGGTGGAAATAACTGTGTGATAGTTTTGGACTCTAACTTGCACCTGTTGAGTGTGATTGGACGAGGGAGTGATGGAAATAGATTGGTGTTGCCGGTTGGTGTAGCTTTCAGCAAGAATGGCAACATAGCTGTTTGTGACCAAAATAGCCATCAAATCAAGAAGTACTATCTACATGGAAAACTCTTATCAGTGATTTCTTCTGGTTATGGAAGTGATCTAGGGGAGCTTAAGTACCCTAGAGGACTGGTCTTTTGTGATAATGGAATGTTGTATGTTGTTGATCAAGGGAATCACAGGATCCAGGTATTCCAGCAAGATGATATACCTGCATTTACTTTTCGTAGTGAAGGATCCGATGCTGGTCAATTTCAAAAGCCTGTTAGAATAGCAATTGATACCAACAGAGTGATAGTTAGTGACTATGATGGTAATCATATTAGTCTCTTCAGTCATACTGGCAGTTTTATTACTAGGATAGCATGCGACAGTCCATGGGCTATTGCTGTTAGCCCTGATGGTTTCATGATTGTGAGCTGTGGTGGTGAGGATAATaaaattagagtatttgacacGACCCACCGATTCATCAGTTTGGTAAGAAAGGATCACAACCACATGAATTTAATAAAATTCGTGGCATGGCTGTGA
- the LOC136250897 gene encoding tripartite motif-containing protein 2-like isoform X1 codes for MRYRMIWAYLRPPLHPISFDCGLNCQFTAEYLALIGRIILPVVLRDYSKMTENDCDQLFTQYRGKEFGNLHDVTIGPNGEIAISDGGNNCVIVLDSNLHLLSVIGRGSDGNRLVLPVGVAFSKNGNIAVCDQNSHQIKKYYLHGKLLSVISSGYGSDLGELKYPRGLVFCDNGMLYVVDQGNHRIQVFQQDDIPAFTFRSEGSDAGQFQKPVRIAIDTNRVIVSDYDGNHISLFSHTGSFITRIACDSPWAIAVSPDGFMIVSCGGEDNKIRVFDTTHRFISLVRKDHNHMNLIKFVAWL; via the exons ATGCGGTATAGGATGATATGGGCTTACCTTCGTCCTCCTTTGCATCCCATttcttttgattgtgggttaaaCTGTCAATTTACAGCTGAGTATCTTGCATTAATTGGGCGCATAAT ATTACCAGTGGTACTAAGAGATTACAGCAAAATGACAGAAAATGACTGTGATCAATTGTTCACGCAATATAGGGGAAAAGAGTTTGGTAATCTTCATGATGTTACCATAGGACCAAATGGAGAAATAGCAATATCTGATGGTGGAAATAACTGTGTGATAGTTTTGGACTCTAACTTGCACCTGTTGAGTGTGATTGGACGAGGGAGTGATGGAAATAGATTGGTGTTGCCGGTTGGTGTAGCTTTCAGCAAGAATGGCAACATAGCTGTTTGTGACCAAAATAGCCATCAAATCAAGAAGTACTATCTACATGGAAAACTCTTATCAGTGATTTCTTCTGGTTATGGAAGTGATCTAGGGGAGCTTAAGTACCCTAGAGGACTGGTCTTTTGTGATAATGGAATGTTGTATGTTGTTGATCAAGGGAATCACAGGATCCAGGTATTCCAGCAAGATGATATACCTGCATTTACTTTTCGTAGTGAAGGATCCGATGCTGGTCAATTTCAAAAGCCTGTTAGAATAGCAATTGATACCAACAGAGTGATAGTTAGTGACTATGATGGTAATCATATTAGTCTCTTCAGTCATACTGGCAGTTTTATTACTAGGATAGCATGCGACAGTCCATGGGCTATTGCTGTTAGCCCTGATGGTTTCATGATTGTGAGCTGTGGTGGTGAGGATAATaaaattagagtatttgacacGACCCACCGATTCATCAGTTTGGTAAGAAAGGATCACAACCACATGAATTTAATAAAATTCGTGGCATGGCTGTGA
- the LOC136250897 gene encoding tripartite motif-containing protein 2-like isoform X3, with translation MTENDCDQLFTQYRGKEFGNLHDVTIGPNGEIAISDGGNNCVIVLDSNLHLLSVIGRGSDGNRLVLPVGVAFSKNGNIAVCDQNSHQIKKYYLHGKLLSVISSGYGSDLGELKYPRGLVFCDNGMLYVVDQGNHRIQVFQQDDIPAFTFRSEGSDAGQFQKPVRIAIDTNRVIVSDYDGNHISLFSHTGSFITRIACDSPWAIAVSPDGFMIVSCGGEDNKIRVFDTTHRFISLVRKDHNHMNLIKFVAWL, from the coding sequence ATGACAGAAAATGACTGTGATCAATTGTTCACGCAATATAGGGGAAAAGAGTTTGGTAATCTTCATGATGTTACCATAGGACCAAATGGAGAAATAGCAATATCTGATGGTGGAAATAACTGTGTGATAGTTTTGGACTCTAACTTGCACCTGTTGAGTGTGATTGGACGAGGGAGTGATGGAAATAGATTGGTGTTGCCGGTTGGTGTAGCTTTCAGCAAGAATGGCAACATAGCTGTTTGTGACCAAAATAGCCATCAAATCAAGAAGTACTATCTACATGGAAAACTCTTATCAGTGATTTCTTCTGGTTATGGAAGTGATCTAGGGGAGCTTAAGTACCCTAGAGGACTGGTCTTTTGTGATAATGGAATGTTGTATGTTGTTGATCAAGGGAATCACAGGATCCAGGTATTCCAGCAAGATGATATACCTGCATTTACTTTTCGTAGTGAAGGATCCGATGCTGGTCAATTTCAAAAGCCTGTTAGAATAGCAATTGATACCAACAGAGTGATAGTTAGTGACTATGATGGTAATCATATTAGTCTCTTCAGTCATACTGGCAGTTTTATTACTAGGATAGCATGCGACAGTCCATGGGCTATTGCTGTTAGCCCTGATGGTTTCATGATTGTGAGCTGTGGTGGTGAGGATAATaaaattagagtatttgacacGACCCACCGATTCATCAGTTTGGTAAGAAAGGATCACAACCACATGAATTTAATAAAATTCGTGGCATGGCTGTGA
- the LOC136268200 gene encoding uncharacterized protein: MADLRRLSTGGQVMEAEIAKLLNEDGLSSLLEGEDANAIRTCFEDYWCEDTPGDLPYHSDDESLLHTDSENVEETESQEKDYRGESSDDEHNVEALLLSGASMEVTSDSHSDGDDESRPVSTLESSALEFNVTDVSPADSTSQHQSSPLPPADHSDGFDKLSVLPDSFSCGCKRLLKGVPCSRQFPPPHYQYTRDFCNEMSKSELDILLLGQIMAFTDEVTETTTRHSSKKRSKPHSTYLHKGKKICQKTFAYLHGIGKGKVISIRKHLMANGLVVREHKASGKRPWNCLPFNHIKLILKFLVNYAEENAILLPGRVPGHKNSEVQLLPSSTTKMMVWEQYSASCAKAGLRAAARTTFMRYWRELAPHILVMKPMNDLCWVCQKNSTLIMRAKNMPDESKSRAIKVAEKHIQLVSDERNYYKDVCKKSATALKTHFTGPNDEFSPPQPASHIRPLQNDITVHYSFDFAQQVHYPCNPQQPGPMNFLTPRKCGLFGVCCEGIPRQINYLIDEANITGKGANTVISLLHHFFETHGMGESRVHLHADNCSGQNKNRHVIAYFMWRVLTGLHKEITFSFLIVGHTKFSPDTCFGLIKKKLRRTNLGCLQDIAIAVSVSSIVNHSQLVGAQDGTSIVPMYDWGSYLDHYTKKIVGIKKFHHFRFSHQHPGEVFVKTTCYAREKSYNILRDNHNFSSLTLPSVIDPPGLPAERQQYLYNKIREFCPEEVRDEVCPIPSGGLETPCSDSEDESFTPPPPKRTR; the protein is encoded by the exons ATGGCAGACCTGAGGCGATTGAGTACTGGTGGTCAGGTTATGGAAGCAGAGATTGCTAAGCTTCTGAATGAAGATGGTTTGTCTTCGCTGCTAGAAGGCGAAGATGCTAATGCCATCCGGACATGCTTCGAAGATTACTGGTGTGAGGATACGCCTGGGGATCTCCCATATCACAGTGATGATG AGTCGTTGTTGCATACAGATAGTGAAAATGTGGAAGAGACCGAGTCCCAGGAGAAAGATTACAGAGGGGAAAGCTCAG ATGATGAACACAATGTTGAAGCCTTACTACTCAGTGGTGCTTCAATGGAAGTGACAAGTGACTCTCATTCAGATGGTGATGATGAGTCTCGCCCAGTGTCAACATTGGAGTCATCAGCTTTGGAGTTCAATGTCACAGATGTTTCACCTGCAGACTCAACTTCACAACATCAAAGCAGTCCTCTTCCACCAGCTGACCACTCAGATGGTTTTGACAAGCTTTCTGTACTACCAGATTCCTTCAGCTGTGGCTGTAAGCGCTTGTTGAAAGGTGTTCCATGCAGTAGGCAGTTTCCTCCTCCACACTACCAGTACACAAGAGATTTCTGCAATGAGATGTCAAAATCTGAACTCGACATTCTACTTCTGGGGCAAATAATGGCCTTTACAGATGAGGTAACAGAAACAACCACTCGTCATTCCAGCAAGAAGAGGAGCAAGCCACATTCTACATATCTCCACAAAGGGAAAAAAATTTGCcagaaaacatttgcatatcTACATGGCATAG GTAAAGGTAAGGTTATCAGCATCAGGAAACATCTCATGGCTAATGGCCTGGTCGTCCGGGAGCACAAAGCAAGTGGGAAGCGGCCATGGAATTGTTTGCCATTCAATCACATCAAGTTGATTCTTAAATTCCTAGTAAACTACGCTGAGGAGAATGCCATTCTTCTACCAGGAAGAGTGCCTGGGCACAAAAATAGTGAAGTGCAGCTGCTGCCATCCAGCACTACAAAGATG ATGGTGTGGGAACAATACAGCGCTTCGTGTGCTAAGGCAGGTCTTCGAGCTGCTGCCAGAACTACATTCATGCGATACTGGCGTGAATTGGCTCCACATATTCTTGTCATGAAGCCCATGAATGATCTGTGCTGGGTGTGTCAAAAGAACTCAACATTAATTATGAGGGCCAAAAACATGCCAGATGAGAGTAAAAGCAGA GCCATCAAAGTTGCTGAGAAACACATACAGCTGGTATCTGATGAGAGAAATTATTACAAAGATGTATGTAAGAAGTCTGCAACCGCCCTCAAAACTCACTTCACTGGTCCAAATGATGAATTTTCACCACCACAGCCTGCTAGTCATATTCGACCTTTGCAAAATGATATCACGGTCCACTACAGCTTTGATTTTGCTCAACAA GTGCATTACCCATGTAATCCACAACAGCCAGGACCGATGAACTTCCTAACACCTCGCAAGTGTGGCCTTTTTGGAGTTTGTTGTGAAGGAATACCACGACAG ATAAATTACCTAATTGATGAGGCAAATATCACAGGGAAAGGTGCCAACACTGTCATCAGCTTGCTCCACCATTTTTTTGAAACACATGGCATGGGAGAATCGCGTGTCCACCTCCATGCTGATAATTGCAGTGGACAGAACAAAAACCGGCATGTAATAGCCTACTTTATGTGGAGGGTATTAACAGGTCTCCACAAGGAAATTACTTTCTCATTTTTAATTGTTGGACACACAAAGTTTTCCCCAGACACTTGCTTTGGTCTCATTAAAAAGAAGTTGAGGCGTACAAATCTTGGGTGCCTTCAAGATATTGCCATTGCAGTGTCAGTGTCCTCCATTGTAAACCACTCTCAACTGGTTGGAGCACAAGATGGAACTAGCATTGTGCCAATGTATGACTGGGGGAGCTACTTGGATCATTACACAAAAAAGATTGTTGGAATAAAGAAGTTCCATCATTTCAGATTTAGTCACCAGCATCCTGGGGAAGTTTTTGTCAAAACCACATGTTATGCTAGGGAGAAATCATATAACATTCTTAGAGACAATCACAATTTTAGTTCGTTGACTCTTCCTTCTGTGATTGACCCTCCAGGGCTACCTGCAGAACGACAACAATATTTGTACAATAAAATTCGGGAATTTTGTCCAGAAGAG GTACGAGATGAAGTGTGTCCAATACCTTCAGGTGGTCTAGAAACACCATGCTCTGATAGTGAAGATGAGTCCTTTACACCACCGCCACCTAAGAGAACAAGATAA